One genomic region from Amycolatopsis sp. FBCC-B4732 encodes:
- a CDS encoding ABC transporter ATP-binding protein — MTIEFRDVTKQYPDGTVAVDKLNLTVEDGTITVFVGPSGCGKTTSLRMINRMVEPTGGQVLLDGKDVAEGDPALLRRGIGYVIQHAGLFPHRTVLDNIATVPLLSGWDKAKARQRAAELLEIIGLPAELGKRYPAQLSGGQQQRVGVARALAADSPVLLMDEPFSAVDPIVREDLQNELLRLQSQLGKTIVFVTHDIDEAVRLGDKVAVMRVGGKLAQYGTPADVLRHPVDDFVASFVGRDRGYRGLSFLSAEGVEVKEIELVEIGSPVPASDGWRLGVNTDKQPRGWLAPNSTVDGSLSEEDLMAGGSLWIHGTPIRGALDAALSSPASLGVVVDEDHRVLGGVVARQVLDVIEATPQAS; from the coding sequence GTGACCATCGAATTCCGCGACGTGACCAAGCAGTATCCGGATGGGACGGTCGCCGTCGACAAGCTGAACCTGACGGTCGAGGACGGCACGATCACCGTGTTCGTCGGCCCGTCCGGCTGTGGCAAGACGACGTCGCTGCGGATGATCAACCGGATGGTCGAGCCGACCGGCGGGCAGGTGCTGCTCGACGGCAAGGACGTCGCCGAGGGCGACCCGGCGCTGCTGCGCCGCGGCATCGGCTACGTCATCCAGCACGCCGGGCTCTTTCCCCATCGGACGGTGCTGGACAACATCGCCACCGTGCCGCTGCTTTCGGGCTGGGACAAGGCGAAGGCGCGCCAGCGGGCCGCCGAGCTGCTCGAGATCATCGGGCTGCCGGCCGAGCTCGGCAAGCGGTACCCGGCGCAGCTTTCGGGCGGCCAGCAGCAGCGCGTCGGCGTCGCCCGCGCGCTCGCCGCGGACTCGCCGGTGCTGCTGATGGACGAGCCGTTCTCCGCCGTCGACCCGATCGTGCGCGAAGACCTGCAGAACGAGCTGCTGCGGCTGCAGTCGCAGCTGGGCAAGACGATCGTGTTCGTCACGCACGACATCGACGAGGCCGTCCGGCTCGGCGACAAGGTCGCGGTGATGCGCGTCGGCGGCAAGCTCGCCCAGTACGGCACGCCCGCCGACGTGCTGCGGCACCCGGTGGACGACTTCGTGGCGTCCTTCGTCGGCCGCGACCGCGGCTACCGCGGCCTGTCCTTCCTCTCCGCCGAAGGCGTCGAGGTCAAGGAGATCGAGCTCGTCGAGATCGGTTCGCCGGTGCCCGCGAGCGACGGCTGGCGGCTCGGCGTCAACACCGACAAGCAACCCCGCGGCTGGCTGGCGCCGAACTCCACAGTGGACGGCTCACTGTCCGAAGAGGACCTCATGGCCGGCGGCTCGCTGTGGATCCACGGCACCCCGATCCGCGGCGCGCTCGACGCGGCCCTGTCGTCCCCGGCCAGCCTCGGCGTGGTCGTCGACGAAGACCACCGCGTGCTCGGCGGCGTCGTCGCCCGGCAGGTCCTGGACGTGATCGAGGCCACGCCGCAGGCGTCATGA
- a CDS encoding ABC transporter permease, translating to MSFFDELGRYLSSANNRVQVLGDLGDHVYLALLPLVLGIVLAIAAGWVGHRWQPVRQVLMVLANLLYTIPSLALFVVIPGLIGSKILDSVNVVVALTIYTTALLVRPVLDALDAVPPSVIAAATAVGYKPLRKFFAVELPLSVPVLAAGVRVASVSNISLVSVGALIGTGGLGVLFTDGFQREYFSPIVVGIVLTLLLALVVDLVLVGIRNLLTPWERVTAA from the coding sequence ATGAGCTTTTTCGACGAGCTCGGGCGGTACCTGAGCAGTGCGAACAACCGCGTCCAGGTCCTCGGCGACCTGGGTGACCACGTGTACCTGGCGCTGCTCCCGCTGGTGCTCGGCATCGTGCTGGCGATCGCGGCGGGCTGGGTCGGCCACCGCTGGCAGCCCGTGCGCCAGGTCCTCATGGTGCTGGCGAACCTGCTCTACACGATCCCGTCGCTCGCGCTGTTCGTCGTGATCCCCGGCCTGATCGGGTCGAAGATCCTCGACAGCGTCAACGTCGTCGTCGCGCTGACGATCTACACCACGGCGCTGCTGGTCCGCCCGGTGCTCGACGCGCTGGACGCGGTGCCGCCGTCGGTGATCGCCGCGGCCACCGCGGTGGGCTACAAGCCGCTGCGCAAGTTCTTCGCCGTCGAGCTGCCGCTGTCGGTGCCGGTGCTCGCGGCCGGCGTGCGGGTGGCGTCGGTGAGCAACATCAGCCTGGTCAGCGTCGGCGCGCTGATCGGCACCGGCGGCCTCGGCGTGCTGTTCACCGACGGCTTCCAGCGCGAGTACTTCTCGCCGATCGTCGTCGGCATCGTGCTGACGCTGCTGCTCGCGCTCGTCGTCGACCTGGTCCTCGTGGGGATCCGGAACCTGCTGACACCGTGGGAACGGGTGACTGCCGCATGA
- a CDS encoding ABC transporter permease has protein sequence MITDLFHWFGDPAHWSGPDGIPQRLLEHLGYVALSLVIALVIAVPLGLFVGHTGRGGVALVSAGNAIRALPTLGLVTFLFLLFTESVTSTIIGLVVLAVPPILAGTYAGLQATDHGVVDAAEGVGMTGWQRLWKVEVPISLPLVLGGIRNAVLQLVATAAVAAYVGLGGLGRFLLDGLAILDYSEVIAGALLTTLLAIVLDVLFALLNRALVPRGVRLAAAVKKVTA, from the coding sequence ATGATCACCGACCTCTTCCACTGGTTCGGCGACCCGGCGCACTGGTCCGGGCCGGACGGCATCCCGCAGCGGTTGCTGGAGCACTTGGGCTACGTCGCGCTGTCGTTGGTGATCGCGCTGGTCATCGCTGTCCCGTTGGGACTGTTCGTCGGCCACACCGGACGCGGCGGCGTCGCTTTGGTGAGCGCGGGCAACGCGATCCGCGCGCTGCCGACGCTGGGGCTCGTCACGTTCCTGTTCCTGCTGTTCACCGAAAGCGTCACCTCGACGATCATCGGGCTCGTCGTGCTGGCCGTGCCGCCGATCCTGGCCGGGACGTACGCCGGGCTGCAGGCGACCGACCACGGCGTGGTCGACGCGGCCGAGGGCGTCGGGATGACCGGCTGGCAGCGGCTCTGGAAGGTCGAGGTGCCGATCTCGCTGCCACTCGTGCTGGGCGGCATCCGCAACGCCGTGCTGCAGCTCGTGGCGACGGCCGCGGTGGCCGCGTACGTCGGACTCGGTGGCCTGGGCCGGTTCCTGCTCGACGGACTGGCCATTTTGGACTATTCCGAGGTGATCGCGGGCGCGCTGCTGACGACGTTGCTCGCCATCGTCCTGGACGTGCTCTTCGCGTTGCTGAACCGGGCGTTGGTGCCCCGGGGCGTCCGGCTCGCGGCGGCGGTGAAGAAGGTGACGGCGTGA
- a CDS encoding ABC transporter substrate-binding protein codes for MKRFLAAAVLLLAAGCGNPLAGGGEGGATGDIIIGASDVGESLLLAQIYAGALKNAGATNVTVRPPVGSREVVVKALQDKSLSVVPDYSGNLLRYFDKDTQATTSQDVYAQLRQKVPPGFEVLAQAPAEDKDLLVVGPQLAASGVKTFSDLGKRCGELVFGGPGQWSSRWKDKIKSLYGCEFKEIRTTDTGGPVTVAALKSGDVQVADLFSTSSTIAANGFVPLVDDKNMFPAQNIVPLVARGTLSPGEVSALNRVSAALTTEQLTRLNVEFTEEKRNPLDIAEDFLARNNLRS; via the coding sequence GTGAAGCGTTTTCTGGCGGCCGCTGTCCTGCTCTTGGCCGCGGGTTGCGGCAATCCCCTGGCGGGCGGCGGCGAGGGCGGGGCGACCGGCGACATCATCATCGGCGCGTCCGACGTCGGGGAAAGCCTGCTGCTGGCCCAGATCTACGCCGGCGCGCTGAAGAACGCGGGCGCCACGAACGTGACCGTGCGGCCGCCGGTCGGCAGCCGCGAGGTCGTCGTCAAGGCGCTGCAGGACAAATCGCTGTCGGTCGTCCCGGACTACAGCGGGAACCTGTTGCGGTACTTCGACAAGGACACCCAGGCGACGACGTCGCAGGACGTCTACGCGCAGCTCCGCCAGAAGGTCCCGCCGGGGTTCGAGGTGCTGGCCCAGGCACCGGCCGAGGACAAGGACCTGCTCGTCGTCGGCCCGCAGCTGGCGGCGAGCGGCGTGAAGACGTTCTCGGACCTGGGAAAGCGCTGCGGCGAGCTGGTGTTCGGCGGTCCGGGCCAGTGGAGCAGCCGCTGGAAGGACAAGATCAAGTCGTTGTACGGCTGTGAGTTCAAGGAGATCCGCACGACCGACACCGGTGGCCCGGTGACGGTGGCGGCCCTGAAGTCGGGTGACGTCCAGGTGGCGGATCTCTTCAGCACGTCGTCGACGATCGCCGCGAACGGCTTCGTGCCGTTGGTCGACGACAAGAACATGTTCCCGGCCCAGAACATCGTCCCGCTGGTGGCGCGCGGGACGTTGTCCCCGGGCGAGGTCTCGGCGCTGAACCGCGTGTCGGCGGCGCTGACCACCGAACAGCTCACGCGGCTCAACGTCGAGTTCACCGAGGAGAAGCGCAACCCGCTGGACATCGCGGAAGACTTCCTGGCGCGCAACAACCTGCGGTCTTAG
- a CDS encoding erythromycin esterase family protein: MKRKSTALLAAAVITLTAVPATAEAAPRDPVRALTQVAHPLRTTEPGGSTADLRALGAMVGDAPVAGLGEATHGSHEFFAMKERVFRHLVEERGFTTFALELSWSAGLRIDEYLQTGAGDARTILKQELAGSPWDREEFVHLVEWMRDYNRRHPGRTVHFLGDDLGAPTLSDAFFGKVTAYVRENAPAKAARLDELYTGLRPLDDIVAYLGKPIAERKRLADRARQAFDLVDGVNGKNAEWAEQNARSIAKTTEFLTVDLTDPAGLAAMERFRDEEMARNVLWWRQHTGQKVLVSAHNDHTGYAAGNPALYPKTQGSFLRDRLGKDYVAIAMTFDRGAFLSKDTAIGGDWKRFTVPPAAPGSNEHTLDRVPYRDYYFDARTAPATARAWLGVARPTWNIGTQFPSEPEGIALARSFDVVVHLHEVRAAKAS; the protein is encoded by the coding sequence ATGAAAAGAAAAAGCACGGCACTGCTCGCCGCCGCGGTGATCACGCTGACGGCAGTACCCGCGACGGCGGAAGCGGCACCGCGGGACCCGGTCCGCGCGCTGACCCAGGTGGCCCACCCCCTCCGCACCACCGAACCCGGCGGGAGCACCGCCGATCTCCGGGCGCTCGGCGCCATGGTCGGCGACGCCCCGGTGGCCGGGCTCGGCGAAGCCACCCACGGCTCGCACGAGTTCTTCGCCATGAAGGAGCGGGTCTTCCGCCACCTCGTCGAAGAGCGCGGGTTCACCACGTTCGCGCTCGAACTGAGCTGGTCCGCCGGGCTCCGGATCGACGAGTACCTGCAGACCGGCGCCGGGGACGCGCGCACGATCCTCAAGCAGGAACTGGCCGGTTCCCCGTGGGACCGCGAGGAGTTCGTCCACCTCGTCGAGTGGATGCGCGACTACAACCGGCGGCACCCCGGCCGGACCGTCCACTTCCTCGGCGACGACCTCGGCGCCCCGACGTTGAGCGACGCCTTCTTCGGCAAGGTGACCGCGTACGTGCGGGAAAACGCGCCCGCGAAAGCCGCTCGGCTCGACGAGCTCTACACCGGCCTGCGCCCGCTCGACGACATCGTGGCCTACCTCGGCAAGCCCATCGCCGAACGCAAGCGCCTCGCCGACCGCGCGCGCCAGGCGTTCGACCTCGTCGACGGCGTCAACGGGAAGAACGCCGAATGGGCCGAGCAGAACGCCCGGTCGATCGCCAAGACGACGGAGTTCCTGACCGTCGACCTGACCGACCCGGCCGGCCTCGCCGCGATGGAGCGCTTCCGCGACGAGGAGATGGCCCGCAACGTCCTCTGGTGGCGGCAGCACACCGGCCAGAAGGTGCTGGTGTCGGCGCACAACGACCACACCGGCTACGCCGCGGGCAACCCGGCGCTCTACCCGAAGACCCAGGGGTCGTTCCTGCGCGACCGGCTCGGGAAGGACTACGTCGCCATCGCGATGACGTTCGACCGCGGCGCCTTCCTGTCGAAGGACACCGCGATCGGCGGTGACTGGAAGCGGTTCACCGTGCCCCCGGCCGCACCCGGCTCGAACGAGCACACCCTTGACCGGGTGCCCTACCGCGACTACTACTTCGACGCCCGCACCGCACCGGCCACCGCCCGCGCCTGGCTCGGGGTCGCCCGGCCGACGTGGAACATCGGCACGCAGTTCCCCTCCGAACCGGAAGGGATCGCGCTCGCGCGGTCGTTCGACGTCGTCGTGCACCTGCACGAGGTGCGCGCGGCGAAAGCGAGCTAA
- a CDS encoding LLM class flavin-dependent oxidoreductase: MYAPTTSVGVRINREQPPAKLVELARQAEAACLDEVWLVEDCFWAAGIATVATALAVTSTIKVGIGVLPAVARNPAIAAMELAALAELHPGRLIGGFGHGVASWMRQIGAYPASQLAALEETLVAVRRLLAGERVSMTGRHVSLDEVELVFPPSSAPPLLAGVRRPKSLAIAGATADGTILAEPSPPEFVRTALSDIAAPGPHAVVTYNWLALGDAERARRTVAESLTPGSRVQVEGLPFAAELLELLDSASTVDELAAGLRPEWLSKLAICGSLEECVASVRALHEAGSGSVVLLPLPEEPPEQAIEDAARVAAAVRG; encoded by the coding sequence ATGTACGCACCGACCACGTCCGTGGGAGTCCGGATCAACCGTGAGCAGCCGCCGGCCAAGCTGGTCGAGCTGGCCCGCCAGGCGGAAGCCGCCTGCCTGGACGAAGTCTGGCTGGTCGAGGACTGCTTCTGGGCGGCCGGCATCGCAACGGTCGCGACCGCGCTGGCGGTGACGTCGACGATCAAGGTCGGCATCGGCGTCCTCCCGGCGGTGGCCCGCAACCCGGCGATCGCGGCGATGGAGCTGGCAGCGCTGGCCGAGCTCCACCCGGGCCGCCTGATCGGCGGCTTCGGCCACGGCGTCGCGTCGTGGATGCGCCAGATCGGCGCTTACCCGGCGTCGCAGCTGGCGGCGCTGGAGGAAACCCTGGTGGCGGTCCGCCGGCTGCTCGCGGGCGAGCGGGTCTCGATGACCGGGCGGCACGTGTCGCTGGACGAGGTCGAGCTGGTGTTCCCACCGTCGTCAGCACCCCCGCTGCTGGCGGGCGTCCGCCGCCCGAAGTCCCTGGCGATCGCGGGCGCGACGGCGGACGGCACGATCCTGGCGGAGCCGTCCCCACCGGAGTTCGTCCGAACGGCGCTGTCCGACATCGCGGCGCCGGGCCCGCACGCGGTGGTGACGTACAACTGGCTGGCGCTGGGCGATGCCGAGCGGGCCCGCCGGACGGTGGCGGAGTCGTTGACGCCGGGTTCGCGGGTCCAGGTGGAGGGGTTGCCGTTCGCGGCGGAGCTGCTGGAGCTGCTCGATTCGGCGTCCACAGTGGACGAGCTGGCCGCGGGCCTGCGCCCGGAGTGGCTGAGCAAGCTGGCGATCTGCGGTTCGCTGGAGGAGTGCGTGGCTTCGGTGCGGGCGCTTCACGAAGCGGGGAGCGGGTCGGTGGTGCTGCTGCCGCTGCCGGAGGAGCCACCGGAGCAGGCCATTGAGGACGCCGCCCGGGTAGCGGCGGCCGTGCGCGGCTGA
- a CDS encoding GNAT family N-acetyltransferase → MLIRRETPADQAAIHRVHSEAFRREADVTPGEAPLVDELRADGDLIDALSLVALHDGEVVGHVCCSRARVADDPAAAVGLGPLGVLPAHQARGVGSALMHAVLGAADALGHGLVVLLGNPAYYTRFGFVTASTLSITPPDPAWSKNFQARTLTGYKSTQAGAFEYAPAFSRI, encoded by the coding sequence ATGCTGATCCGCCGCGAGACCCCCGCCGACCAGGCCGCGATCCACCGCGTCCACAGCGAAGCGTTCCGGCGCGAGGCCGACGTGACACCGGGCGAGGCGCCGCTCGTGGACGAGTTGCGCGCCGACGGCGACCTGATCGACGCGTTGTCCCTGGTGGCGCTCCACGACGGCGAGGTCGTCGGGCACGTGTGCTGCAGCCGCGCCCGCGTCGCCGACGACCCGGCGGCCGCGGTCGGCCTCGGCCCGCTCGGCGTGCTGCCCGCGCACCAGGCTCGTGGCGTCGGTTCGGCCCTGATGCACGCGGTCCTCGGCGCGGCGGACGCGCTCGGCCACGGCCTGGTCGTCCTGCTCGGCAACCCGGCCTACTACACGCGCTTCGGCTTCGTGACGGCGTCGACGCTCTCGATCACCCCGCCGGATCCGGCCTGGAGCAAGAACTTCCAGGCCCGGACGCTGACGGGGTACAAGTCCACCCAGGCCGGCGCGTTCGAGTACGCGCCGGCTTTTTCGCGGATCTGA
- a CDS encoding S8 family peptidase, translated as MRLLTRIGAIAAVSALTALSGNAVATASEGTIVGAGGADAVKDSYIVVFKDGTAAESKAKEVTSRHGGTVARTFSAALRGFTGTMSETQAKRIAADPAVSTVEQNKVVRASADQLNPPSWGLDRVDQRNLPLDQKYSYSTTAPNVHAYVIDTGINLTHSTFGGRATSGYDFVDNDSNATDCQGHGTHVAGTIGGSQYGLAKEVKLVAVRVLNCSGSGTTAGVISGVDWVTANAVKPAVANMSLGGGASSTLDAAVQRSISAGITYGLAAGNDNGANACNGSPGRVAAGITVGATTSTDARASYSNIGTCLDIFAPGSSITSSWIGSTTATNTISGTSMATPHVVGAAALYLAANPGATPQQVRDALVANGTTGKVTNPGSGSPNVLLYTGTGTTPPPPACGTVTNGTDVAIPDRGAAVTSSVSVAGCSRNASATTAVEVHIVHTYVGDLVIDLVAPDGSAYRLKNSGSDSSDNIDTTYSANVSGEAANGTWTLRVQDVAAADTGRIDTWSLTV; from the coding sequence ATGCGTCTGCTGACCAGAATCGGGGCTATCGCCGCCGTTTCGGCGTTGACCGCCTTGAGCGGCAACGCCGTCGCGACGGCGAGCGAAGGAACGATCGTCGGGGCCGGCGGCGCCGACGCCGTCAAGGACAGCTACATCGTCGTCTTCAAGGACGGCACGGCCGCGGAGAGCAAGGCGAAGGAAGTCACGAGCCGCCACGGCGGCACGGTCGCCAGGACGTTCTCCGCGGCCCTGCGCGGCTTCACCGGCACGATGTCCGAGACGCAGGCGAAGCGCATCGCGGCCGACCCCGCGGTGTCCACTGTGGAGCAGAACAAGGTCGTGCGGGCGAGCGCCGACCAGCTGAACCCGCCGTCCTGGGGGCTGGACCGGGTCGACCAGCGGAACCTGCCGCTCGACCAGAAGTACAGCTACAGCACGACGGCGCCGAACGTGCACGCGTACGTGATCGACACCGGCATCAACCTCACGCACAGCACCTTCGGCGGGCGGGCGACCTCGGGGTACGACTTCGTCGACAACGACAGCAACGCGACCGACTGCCAGGGCCACGGCACGCACGTCGCCGGCACCATCGGCGGCTCGCAGTACGGCCTGGCCAAGGAGGTCAAGCTGGTCGCCGTGCGCGTGCTCAACTGCAGCGGCTCCGGCACGACGGCCGGCGTCATCTCCGGCGTCGACTGGGTGACGGCGAACGCGGTCAAGCCGGCCGTCGCGAACATGAGCCTCGGCGGCGGCGCATCCAGCACGCTCGACGCCGCGGTGCAGCGCTCGATCTCCGCGGGCATCACCTACGGCCTCGCGGCGGGCAACGACAACGGCGCCAACGCGTGCAACGGCTCCCCGGGCCGCGTCGCGGCGGGCATCACCGTCGGCGCGACGACGTCCACCGACGCCCGCGCGAGCTACTCCAACATCGGCACCTGCCTCGACATCTTCGCGCCGGGCAGCAGCATCACGTCGTCGTGGATCGGCAGCACCACCGCCACCAACACGATCAGCGGCACGTCGATGGCGACCCCGCACGTCGTCGGCGCGGCGGCGCTGTACCTGGCCGCCAACCCGGGCGCGACGCCGCAGCAGGTCCGCGATGCCCTCGTCGCGAACGGCACCACCGGCAAGGTGACGAACCCGGGCTCGGGCTCGCCGAACGTCCTGCTCTACACCGGTACCGGCACGACCCCGCCGCCGCCGGCCTGCGGCACCGTCACCAACGGCACCGACGTCGCCATCCCCGACCGCGGCGCCGCGGTGACCAGCTCGGTCAGCGTCGCGGGCTGTAGTCGCAACGCGTCCGCGACGACGGCCGTGGAGGTCCACATCGTCCACACCTACGTCGGCGACCTGGTGATCGACCTGGTCGCACCGGACGGGTCGGCGTACCGGCTGAAGAACTCCGGCAGCGACTCCTCGGACAACATCGACACGACCTACAGCGCGAACGTCTCGGGTGAAGCCGCGAACGGCACCTGGACGCTGCGGGTCCAGGACGTCGCCGCGGCCGACACCGGGCGCATCGACACCTGGTCGCTGACCGTCTGA